AACTATCCAATCCATAAGTTTGTAGAAATAAGAGCAATTCCTTCTTCACTAACATCATTCATAAACAACAACTAAGAAACTGATCACCTTTTCAAGACTTATAGGTGACGAGTGATATTCTATGGCCATCTTTACATAATGCTGACAAACAGCTATGGACGTATACTACAAACCCAGTATAAATTAACTATGGACGAGGGAGCCCGTCATGGTGCAAAGTGAGACAAGGTCACCAGAATTGGAACCCTTTTTCCTTACCTCTATCCCTATAGAAGGGTGTTTGTGATGAGATCTCTATTGGTTGGCATGCTATATCCATCACCATCCTCCATTGTTTATTACTGATTCCGGTGTAGATTGACATTCCCGGGTTTCCATCCGAGTTCCCGAGCCCTTTCCTCCCACAAAGCAGTTAATTTCCTTTGACCGAGCAGCGACTCTGCTGACTTCTCCCTAGCTTCTTCACATGTATCCATGCCTGAACTGCATTTGTCAGCCTCCTTTTGATACTGCGAAGCTAGTTTTTTAGCCTCGAGCAACTTTACATCGGCTTGTTGCTGAGCTTCTGTTGCTTCCTCCTCTCTCTGCTTTAGCTCTTCTATCAGCATCTCTGTGATACTCTTCTCTGTTTCTTCACCGGAAGCATGACTCTTGACCTCTTTGAATTGCTTGGCACAGTCTGGAAACATCAGAAGCAATAATAACCAGTTAAACCAGTCACAAGATAATTGCAAAATATGCTATGGAATATAAGTGACCTTGGGAGCTTCGTTTGACATGTTTAATTGATTATGATAAGGAAATACATAACAAAGTGCTGATGTTTACAGACAAGGCAATGCTTCAAAAATACTATGGAGTTATTGCAAAGAAAATAAGTATGACTTTAGACGTAGAGCTTATGGACTGGTTTTATAATGATACTGCATAGTATGATTATTACTTCAGAGGTAGACTGGCAATTTACCATGTTTATTTG
This window of the Triticum aestivum cultivar Chinese Spring chromosome 5D, IWGSC CS RefSeq v2.1, whole genome shotgun sequence genome carries:
- the LOC123123014 gene encoding uncharacterized protein: MAGGSSSSSSSAVAALVALLGLGVAAYIVGPPLYWHVAEALGRSPGACPACACDCDALPLLQLPEDCAKQFKEVKSHASGEETEKSITEMLIEELKQREEEATEAQQQADVKLLEAKKLASQYQKEADKCSSGMDTCEEAREKSAESLLGQRKLTALWEERARELGWKPGNVNLHRNQ